Proteins from a single region of Lasioglossum baleicum chromosome 1, iyLasBale1, whole genome shotgun sequence:
- the Taf7 gene encoding TATA-box binding protein associated factor 7: MSRHGTTVEPQVELENQFVLRLPPEPSRVLRETLRSGLPLKDRLSIKLESDLRYGEVRFDHWLLHTKVVDLPTIVESLKTIDNKSFYKTADICQLLICKEEDDHTTTDEESPVRQKKKDPNKVDKKFLWPHGVTPPTKNVRRRRFRKTLKKKYVEAPEIEKEVKRLLRVDNEAVNVKWEVICEDEDQTKPSKVSSSGTVKTKRESINGNTSQSLDVAEHDIFGEPVSDSEDDDEEANINVMELDENSRLSADSRVSDSNSLQAAYSERSNNNTNTNSNLVTEFSKEMFQNDTTETEAEKPVDPAPTIVPKLDPFQPEYILPDNFAEPSANATISKDSLQTRLATLHAELAELRQRRQQQELEIANIENVKLRQRFQEILDNLLTQEMQKVQEIQTLELE, translated from the exons ATGAGTCGTCATGGTACCACTGTAGAACCTCAAGTTGAATTAGAAAACCAATTTGTTTTACGTTTACCACCG gAACCGTCACGAGTTCTACGCGAAACTTTACGAAGTGGTTTACCTTTAAAAGACAGGTTGAGCATAAAATTGGAATCTGATTTGCGTTACGGGGAGGTTAGGTTCGATCACTGGTTACTCCATACCAAG GTTGTCGATTTGCCGACCATTGTGGAATCTTTAAAAACTATTGATAATAAAAGTTTTTATAAGACTGCAGATATATGTCAG TTGTTAATTTGTAAAGAAGAAGATGATCATACCACAACGGATGAAGAATCTCCAGTGAGACAAAAGAAAAAGGATCCGAATAAAGTAGACAAAAAGTTTCTATGGCCGCACGGAGTGACGCCTCCTACTAAGAATGTAAGGCGCAGAAGATTTAGAAAAACTTTGAAAAAGAAATATGTGGAAGCTCCTGAAATAGAAAAAGAAGTGAAACGTTTATTAAGGGTAGATAATGAAGCTGTTAATGTTAAATGGGAGGTAATATGCGAAGATGAAGATCAGACAAAACCCAGCAAAGTATCATCTTCTGGTACAGTGAAAACTAAAAGAGAAAGTATTAATGGCAACACGTCCCAAAGCCTCGATGTTG CCGAACATGATATATTTGGCGAGCCTGTGAGCGACAGCGAAGACGATGACGAAGAAGCAAACATAAATGTTATGGAATTGGATGAAAACAGTCGTCTTTCTGCTGATAGCAGAGTGTCCGATTCTAATTCGTTGCAAGCCGCATACTCAGAAAGATCTAACAATAACACAAATACAAATAGTAATCtcgtgacagaatttagtaaagAAATGTTTCAGAATGATACTACTGAAACAGAAGCAGAGAAACCAGTCGATCCGGCACCAACAATAGTACCAAAATTGGATCCATTCCAACCAGAGTATATTCTTCCAGATAACTTTGCAGAACCATCCGCCAATGCTACAATATCAAAAG attcgttACAAACACGTCTCGCAACGCTGCATGCAGAATTAGCTGAATTGCGGCAGCGAAGACAGCAGCAAGAACTCGAAATTGCTAACATTGAAAATGTTAAACTGAGACAAAGATTCCAAGAAATATTAGATAATTTATTGACACAAGAGATGCAGAAAGTTCAAGAG ATTCAAACCTTGGAATTAGAGTAA